The genome window AAAGAAAATGGGCAAACTAAAAGGGATAAGATAAAACTGACTATCCAATTATTATTAAGTAAGTGAGGAAAAGTATGCCAATTACATCATTAGAAATTAAAGATAAAACCTTTTCTACGAAATTCAGAGGGTTTGATCCAGAAGAAGTAGATGAATTTCTTGATATTGTTGTTCGTGATTACGAGGACTTAGTTCGCAATAATCACGAAATGGAAAGACACATTAGAAGTTTAGAAGAGCGCTTATCTTACTTTGATGAGATGAAGGATTCGTTGAGCCAGTCTGTTTTGATTGCTCAAGATACGGCTGAACGTGTAAAGCAAGCTGCTCAAGAGCGCTCAAACAATATTATTCAACAGGCTGAGCAAGATGCCCAGCGTCTCCTTGAAGAGGCGAAATACAAGGCTAATGAAATCCTACGTCAGGCAACAGATAATGCTAAGAAAGTAGCTGTTGAGACAGAGGAATTGAAAAACAAAAGCCGTGTATTCCATCAACGCCTCAAGTCTACAATTGAGAGCCAGTTGGCCATTGTCGAATCTTCAGATTGGGAAGATATTCTTCGTCCGACTGCGACTTATCTCCAAACAAGTGATGAAGCCTTCAAGGAAGTCGTAGGTGAGGTCTTGGGAGAAGCTGTTCCTTCGCAACCAGAAGAAGAGCCGATTGATGTGACTCGCCAATTTTCACCTGAAGAAATGGCTGAGTTACAAGCCCGCATCGAAGCAGGTAACAAAGAATTAGCTGAGTTTGAAGCTCAGCAGGCTAACAGTCAAGCGGAAAGTCATGTGTTAGACATCAATACGGTTGTAGAAGAGATACAGTCTCATTCAGTTGAACCACA of Streptococcus oralis contains these proteins:
- a CDS encoding DivIVA domain-containing protein; amino-acid sequence: MPITSLEIKDKTFSTKFRGFDPEEVDEFLDIVVRDYEDLVRNNHEMERHIRSLEERLSYFDEMKDSLSQSVLIAQDTAERVKQAAQERSNNIIQQAEQDAQRLLEEAKYKANEILRQATDNAKKVAVETEELKNKSRVFHQRLKSTIESQLAIVESSDWEDILRPTATYLQTSDEAFKEVVGEVLGEAVPSQPEEEPIDVTRQFSPEEMAELQARIEAGNKELAEFEAQQANSQAESHVLDINTVVEEIQSHSVEPQHDDSEMMTEYFSVSPSATGTASSTTRHEAQQESVTIL